One window of Fusobacterium sp. SYSU M8D902 genomic DNA carries:
- a CDS encoding single-stranded DNA-binding protein: MNVVVLVGRLTRDPELKFGQSGKAYSRFSLAVDRPFSKGEADFINCVAFGKTAELIGEYLRKGRKVGVNGRLQMNRFEMNGEKRTSYDVLVETVEFLESKGSNDSMGGYEPEYSSAPAKPAVKEVEEIPYEDDDEFPF, encoded by the coding sequence ATGAATGTTGTTGTTCTAGTTGGAAGATTAACAAGAGACCCAGAGTTAAAATTTGGACAGAGTGGTAAAGCATACTCAAGATTTTCTTTAGCAGTAGATAGACCTTTCTCTAAAGGAGAAGCTGATTTTATCAACTGTGTTGCTTTTGGAAAAACTGCTGAACTTATTGGTGAATATCTTAGAAAAGGTAGAAAAGTTGGTGTCAATGGAAGACTTCAAATGAATAGATTTGAGATGAATGGAGAAAAGAGAACATCTTATGATGTTTTAGTTGAAACTGTTGAATTTTTAGAGTCTAAAGGTTCAAATGATTCTATGGGAGGATATGAGCCTGAGTACTCTTCAGCTCCAGCAAAACCAGCTGTAAAAGAGGTAGAAGAGATACCTTACGAAGATGATGACGAGTTCCCATTCTAA
- a CDS encoding acyl-[ACP]--phospholipid O-acyltransferase, whose product MLIKNKRFLPLFISQLLGAFDDNLLKTSILAFITYNLSFNNKQEGLFLNFISILFILPFFLVSATAGQVADKYDRSKIAKYLKIIEFILMSIATVLIYFKLYYFLILILFLMSIQSSFFGPVKYSLIPQHLEENELITGNAIIDGATYFSILIGTILGTKLDSPLLIASILLLSSFIGAVASWYIPLAPAPRPDLKLNFNIFKDLKVTFKKISEIRSIYITILGISWFFALGGVILTQLYPLASNILGLSRNTVAVFMLIFSLGMAVGTFTCNKIMRGAVHPTFVPISAFGMSITTYFLYLFSKNFIPNENITHTVPFFKSASGIEIAIILFFMAFFGGMYIVPLNAFLQNKAPKKYLATIIAGNNILNAFGIVLLSGIVGGLFKFGLQLDSIFLILSIISICVAIYILTIIPDALPRSLAQSLLSIIFKIEVTGLENYEKAGKRVLLIANHTSLLDGLLVAAFMPEKIIFAINTNIAKKWWVRIFNSVVKLYPIDPTNPMALKQLITELKRNQKCIIFPEGRITVTGSLMKVYEGAGVVAVNAHANILPVRIDGAQYSKFSYLKNKFKTRMFPRIKISILEPTKITLSQDEKGAIKRKKISNQLYSIMTNMLYKSSPLENNLFKSLLKAAKLHGYDHIIGEDIARQPINYKKFLLKSYVLGEAISKNFPEKNIGVILPNSIANAVVFFSLQGIEKIPAMINFTQGKNQILSCIKTANISTVLTSKKMVELLQMGDLINGIEKNGTNVIYLEDFQNRITLTTKLNGFFKYILKKYPKTSATDPCTILFTSGSEGMPKAVLLSHENLQANRFQLSSLFSFTGQDIIFNALPMFHSFGLGVGTVLPILSGLKVFFYPSPVHYKIIPELVYDSNATILCGTDTFFNGYAKKANPYDFYNIKYAIVGAEKLKDSTYYLWMEKFGVRLLEGYGVTEASPVISVNTPMHQKKGSVGRLLPDIQYKLEKVEGIDNGGKLWIKGKNIMLGYLKDGEILAPEDGWYDTGDIVEIDENGFISILGRAKRFAKIAGEMISLTAIEEILNTYVKDFPTAIVSIPDIKKGEQLILFTEKKDLEVKALFEYFKQNDYSELWIPKKIVYLDKLPLLGTGKVDYVKLKELALNDTNN is encoded by the coding sequence ATGTTAATAAAAAATAAACGTTTTTTACCATTATTCATATCCCAATTACTTGGGGCATTTGATGATAATCTTTTAAAAACATCTATTCTAGCTTTTATCACATACAATCTTTCATTTAATAATAAGCAGGAGGGATTGTTTTTAAACTTTATCTCTATTCTCTTTATTCTGCCTTTCTTTCTTGTCTCTGCTACTGCTGGACAAGTTGCAGATAAATATGATAGAAGTAAAATTGCTAAGTATCTTAAAATTATAGAGTTTATTTTAATGTCTATTGCCACAGTTTTAATATATTTTAAACTCTATTACTTTTTAATTTTAATTCTTTTTTTAATGAGTATTCAGTCATCTTTTTTTGGACCAGTTAAATATTCATTGATCCCTCAACATCTAGAGGAGAATGAACTGATCACAGGAAATGCCATTATTGATGGAGCAACTTATTTTTCCATACTCATTGGTACTATACTTGGTACAAAATTAGACTCACCTCTACTTATTGCCAGTATACTTTTACTATCTTCATTTATTGGAGCAGTTGCTAGTTGGTACATCCCCTTAGCTCCAGCCCCACGACCAGATCTAAAATTAAACTTTAATATATTTAAAGATTTAAAAGTTACATTTAAAAAGATTTCAGAGATTAGAAGTATATATATCACTATTTTAGGTATATCTTGGTTTTTTGCATTGGGAGGTGTTATTCTAACACAACTTTATCCTTTGGCAAGTAATATTTTAGGACTTTCTAGAAATACAGTGGCTGTTTTTATGCTGATTTTCTCTCTGGGAATGGCTGTGGGAACCTTTACCTGCAACAAAATAATGAGAGGAGCTGTACATCCTACATTTGTACCTATTAGTGCCTTTGGAATGAGTATTACAACATATTTTTTATATTTATTCTCTAAGAATTTTATTCCCAATGAAAATATAACTCATACAGTGCCATTTTTTAAATCAGCATCTGGTATTGAGATTGCTATTATCCTATTTTTTATGGCTTTCTTTGGAGGTATGTATATAGTACCTCTAAATGCATTTTTACAGAATAAAGCTCCTAAAAAATATTTAGCTACTATAATAGCTGGAAATAATATTTTAAATGCTTTTGGTATTGTACTTTTATCTGGAATAGTTGGTGGATTATTTAAATTCGGTCTACAACTTGACTCTATATTTTTGATTCTTTCAATCATTAGTATCTGTGTAGCTATATATATTCTGACTATTATTCCTGATGCTCTACCACGTTCTCTAGCTCAAAGTTTACTATCTATAATCTTTAAAATAGAGGTAACTGGGCTAGAAAATTATGAAAAAGCTGGAAAGAGGGTATTGTTAATAGCCAATCACACATCATTACTAGATGGATTATTGGTAGCTGCTTTTATGCCTGAAAAAATAATTTTTGCAATCAATACCAATATTGCTAAAAAATGGTGGGTAAGGATATTTAACTCTGTAGTCAAACTATATCCTATTGATCCCACTAATCCTATGGCTCTAAAACAACTTATTACTGAACTTAAAAGGAATCAAAAGTGTATTATCTTCCCAGAGGGACGTATCACTGTTACAGGGTCTTTGATGAAAGTTTATGAAGGAGCTGGAGTTGTTGCTGTCAATGCACATGCCAATATTTTGCCTGTGAGAATAGATGGAGCACAGTACTCTAAATTCTCATACCTAAAAAATAAATTTAAAACTAGAATGTTCCCAAGAATAAAAATATCTATTCTTGAGCCAACAAAAATCACCTTATCTCAAGATGAAAAGGGAGCTATTAAAAGAAAAAAAATTAGCAATCAACTATATAGTATAATGACAAATATGCTGTATAAATCTTCACCTTTAGAGAATAATCTCTTTAAATCTCTTTTAAAAGCTGCTAAATTACATGGATATGATCATATAATTGGAGAGGATATAGCAAGACAACCTATTAATTATAAAAAATTCCTCTTAAAATCCTATGTTTTAGGAGAAGCTATCTCTAAAAACTTCCCAGAAAAAAATATAGGAGTTATTTTGCCCAATTCCATTGCAAATGCTGTTGTATTTTTCAGCTTACAGGGTATAGAAAAGATTCCAGCGATGATAAATTTCACTCAAGGAAAAAATCAGATTTTATCCTGTATAAAAACTGCTAATATATCCACTGTATTGACATCTAAAAAGATGGTTGAATTACTACAGATGGGAGATTTAATCAATGGAATTGAGAAGAATGGAACCAATGTTATCTATCTTGAAGATTTTCAAAATAGGATAACTCTCACTACAAAGCTCAATGGATTTTTTAAATATATTTTGAAAAAATATCCAAAAACCTCTGCAACTGATCCTTGTACTATACTTTTTACATCAGGTTCAGAGGGAATGCCTAAGGCTGTACTTTTGAGTCATGAAAACTTACAAGCAAATCGTTTTCAGCTATCGTCACTTTTTTCATTTACAGGTCAGGATATTATCTTTAATGCACTACCTATGTTCCATTCATTTGGTTTAGGAGTTGGAACTGTACTACCTATTCTTTCAGGACTTAAGGTTTTCTTCTATCCTTCACCTGTGCACTACAAGATTATCCCAGAATTAGTCTATGACTCCAATGCCACAATTCTCTGTGGAACTGATACTTTCTTCAATGGTTATGCTAAAAAAGCTAATCCTTATGACTTTTATAATATAAAATATGCCATTGTAGGAGCTGAAAAACTAAAGGATTCAACTTATTATTTATGGATGGAAAAATTTGGTGTTAGACTTTTAGAAGGTTATGGTGTAACTGAAGCCAGTCCAGTTATCTCTGTTAACACTCCTATGCACCAGAAAAAAGGAAGTGTAGGTAGACTTCTTCCAGATATTCAATATAAGCTTGAAAAAGTGGAAGGTATTGATAATGGTGGTAAACTTTGGATAAAAGGAAAAAATATAATGCTCGGTTATCTTAAAGATGGTGAGATTCTAGCCCCTGAAGATGGTTGGTATGACACTGGAGATATTGTGGAGATAGATGAAAATGGATTTATCTCCATTCTTGGAAGAGCTAAAAGATTTGCTAAAATTGCTGGTGAAATGATCTCATTAACTGCTATAGAGGAGATTTTAAATACCTATGTTAAGGATTTTCCAACAGCAATTGTCTCAATTCCAGATATTAAAAAAGGGGAACAGTTAATTCTTTTCACCGAGAAAAAAGATCTTGAAGTGAAAGCTCTATTTGAATATTTTAAACAAAATGATTATAGCGAATTATGGATTCCTAAAAAAATTGTTTACTTAGATAAACTTCCTCTCCTTGGTACTGGAAAAGTGGATTATGTAAAATTAAAAGAGTTAGCCTTAAATGATACCAATAATTAA
- a CDS encoding AbgT family transporter encodes MLREKKENKGFVNRFLDFIEVGGNKLPHPVTLFFLFCVAIILISGIAQKMGVSVTYEVLNKATKTFEETTVEVRSLMTEDGVRYIFNSMISNFTGFAPLGTVLVGIIGIGVCEGSGLMSALIKKIVMSTHHKAITAVVVFAGVMSNIASDAGYVVLVPLGAVIFLSFGRHPLAGLAAAFAGVSGGFSANLLLGTTDPLLGGITTEAARLLQHGYFVDATANYYFMFVSTFLITILGTFVTEKIIEPRLGEYHGEAEIDMTSISESEKKGLKGALITMIIFVVVMAFCIVPENGVFRENGSLKAWTSTGLITSMMLFFLLPGIVYGYIAKTIKNDKDVAKLISDSLASMGGYMAIVFTASQFIAYFGYTNLGTVIAVKGAATLKVIGFTGLPLIVCFIILTGFINLFMGSASAKWAIMAPIFVPMLMQLGYTPEFTQLAYRIGDSTTNIISPLMSYFAMAVAFMQKYKKDGGMGTLISLMLPYSICFMIGWIILMVIWFWLGLPIGPNVHIHM; translated from the coding sequence ATGCTGAGAGAAAAAAAAGAAAATAAAGGATTTGTAAATAGATTTCTTGATTTTATTGAGGTGGGCGGAAACAAGCTACCACACCCAGTTACACTATTTTTTCTATTTTGTGTAGCAATTATATTAATTTCTGGAATTGCTCAAAAAATGGGAGTTTCAGTAACTTATGAGGTTTTGAATAAGGCTACAAAAACTTTTGAAGAAACAACTGTAGAAGTGAGATCACTTATGACAGAAGATGGAGTTCGTTACATATTTAATTCTATGATTAGTAACTTTACAGGATTTGCACCATTAGGAACTGTTTTAGTTGGAATTATAGGAATAGGTGTGTGTGAAGGTAGTGGGCTTATGTCAGCTCTTATTAAAAAGATAGTAATGTCAACACATCATAAAGCTATAACAGCTGTAGTTGTTTTTGCTGGTGTAATGTCAAATATCGCTTCTGATGCTGGATATGTTGTACTTGTTCCACTGGGGGCAGTAATATTTTTATCATTTGGAAGACATCCATTAGCAGGACTTGCAGCAGCTTTTGCTGGAGTATCGGGAGGATTTTCAGCCAATTTACTACTGGGAACAACAGATCCACTATTGGGAGGAATAACAACAGAGGCAGCAAGATTATTACAACATGGATATTTTGTTGATGCAACAGCAAACTACTACTTTATGTTTGTTTCGACTTTCTTAATTACAATTTTAGGAACATTTGTTACTGAAAAAATAATAGAGCCAAGATTAGGTGAGTATCATGGAGAAGCTGAGATAGATATGACAAGTATTTCAGAAAGTGAGAAAAAAGGATTAAAAGGTGCTCTAATAACAATGATAATCTTTGTTGTAGTGATGGCTTTCTGTATAGTTCCAGAAAATGGAGTGTTTAGAGAGAATGGATCTCTAAAGGCTTGGACATCAACAGGACTAATAACATCAATGATGCTATTTTTCCTACTTCCTGGAATAGTTTATGGTTATATAGCAAAAACAATAAAAAATGATAAAGATGTAGCAAAATTAATATCAGATTCACTAGCAAGTATGGGTGGATATATGGCAATAGTATTTACAGCTTCACAATTTATAGCTTATTTTGGATATACTAACTTAGGGACTGTAATAGCTGTAAAAGGAGCTGCAACTTTAAAAGTGATAGGATTTACAGGGTTACCACTAATTGTCTGCTTTATAATTTTAACAGGATTTATAAATCTATTTATGGGATCAGCTTCAGCTAAATGGGCTATTATGGCACCTATATTCGTACCTATGTTAATGCAATTAGGTTATACACCTGAATTTACACAGTTAGCATATAGAATAGGAGATTCAACAACTAATATTATATCTCCATTGATGTCTTATTTTGCAATGGCAGTTGCATTTATGCAAAAGTATAAAAAAGATGGTGGAATGGGAACACTTATCTCTTTAATGCTACCATACTCAATTTGTTTTATGATAGGTTGGATAATATTAATGGTAATTTGGTTCTGGTTGGGATTACCAATAGGTCCAAATGTACACATTCATATGTAA